A genomic window from Streptomyces sp. MST-110588 includes:
- a CDS encoding MarR family transcriptional regulator, whose protein sequence is MTPRPDPLTVEVVELIGTVVARYYEEYELAAAQHSLTGAQARVLGLLAREPLPMRRIAQRLKCEPSNVTGIVDRLESRGLVERRPDPADRRVKLAAPTEEGRRTAERLRTSLDFAREPLGGLTVAERTLLKELLQRMLGMVPERGPEQEGPEQK, encoded by the coding sequence ATGACTCCTCGCCCGGACCCCTTGACCGTTGAGGTCGTCGAGCTGATCGGCACCGTCGTGGCCCGCTACTACGAGGAGTACGAGCTCGCGGCGGCGCAGCACTCCCTCACGGGTGCCCAGGCACGCGTCCTGGGACTCCTCGCCCGCGAGCCGCTGCCGATGCGGCGCATAGCCCAGCGCCTGAAGTGCGAGCCGTCGAACGTGACGGGGATCGTGGACCGGCTGGAGTCCCGCGGCCTGGTCGAGCGCCGCCCCGACCCCGCCGACCGGCGGGTCAAGCTCGCCGCCCCGACGGAAGAGGGCCGGCGGACGGCCGAACGGCTGCGTACGTCCCTGGACTTCGCCCGCGAACCACTGGGCGGACTGACCGTCGCCGAGCGCACCCTCCTGAAGGAGCTGCTCCAGCGGATGCTCGGCATGGTCCCGGAACGGGGTCCGGAACAGGAGGGTCCGGAACAGAAGTGA
- a CDS encoding NADP-dependent oxidoreductase: MSELPTTGREWHLVARPHGWPKPEDFALREAPVPEVGEGQILVRNSCFSVDPYMRGRMNDVKSYVPPFELDRPMEGGAVGEVLASRAPEISVGDHVLHGLGWREYAVLDAKRAAKIDTSRAPASAYLGALGMPGLTAYAGLLEVASFKEGDAVFVSGAAGAVGSQVGQIAKLKGASRVIGSAGSDEKVRVLVEEYGFDAAFNYKNGPVAEQLKKAAPDGIDVYFDNVGGDHLEAAISSLNVHGRVAVCGMISQYNATEPTPAPRNIALVIGKRLRIQGLLVSDHSHLQPKFIEEGSAWVQSGALKYRETKVSGIEKGVDAFLGMLRGENTGKMIVSLTD; encoded by the coding sequence ATGTCCGAACTGCCCACGACCGGCCGTGAATGGCACCTCGTCGCCCGCCCGCACGGCTGGCCGAAGCCCGAGGACTTCGCCCTGCGCGAGGCCCCGGTCCCCGAGGTCGGTGAGGGCCAGATCCTGGTCCGCAACTCCTGCTTCTCGGTCGATCCGTACATGCGCGGCCGGATGAACGACGTCAAGTCCTACGTCCCGCCCTTCGAGCTGGACCGGCCGATGGAAGGCGGCGCGGTCGGCGAGGTGCTCGCCTCGCGCGCCCCGGAGATCTCCGTCGGCGACCACGTCCTGCACGGGCTGGGCTGGCGCGAGTACGCGGTGCTGGACGCCAAGCGCGCCGCCAAGATCGACACCTCCCGCGCCCCGGCCTCCGCCTACCTCGGCGCGCTGGGCATGCCGGGCCTGACCGCCTACGCGGGCCTGCTGGAGGTGGCCTCCTTCAAGGAGGGCGACGCCGTCTTCGTCTCCGGCGCGGCCGGCGCGGTCGGCAGCCAGGTCGGGCAGATAGCCAAGCTCAAGGGCGCCTCGCGGGTGATCGGCAGCGCCGGCTCCGACGAGAAGGTGCGGGTGCTGGTCGAGGAGTACGGCTTCGACGCGGCGTTCAACTACAAGAACGGCCCGGTGGCCGAGCAGTTGAAGAAGGCCGCCCCCGACGGCATCGACGTCTACTTCGACAACGTCGGCGGCGACCACCTCGAAGCGGCCATCAGCTCGCTGAACGTGCACGGCCGGGTCGCCGTCTGCGGCATGATCTCGCAGTACAACGCCACCGAGCCGACGCCCGCGCCGCGCAACATCGCACTGGTCATCGGCAAGCGGCTGCGCATCCAGGGCCTGCTCGTCAGCGACCACTCCCACCTCCAGCCGAAGTTCATCGAGGAGGGCTCCGCCTGGGTGCAGTCGGGCGCGCTGAAGTACCGCGAGACGAAGGTGTCCGGCATCGAGAAGGGCGTCGACGCCTTCCTCGGCATGCTGCGCGGCGAGAACACCGGAAAGATGATCGTCAGCCTCACCGACTGA
- a CDS encoding organic hydroperoxide resistance protein, with protein sequence MSIQPVDVAYTAVATAENGRDGRVASDDGKLDVTVNPPKEMGGSGAGTNPEQLFAAGYSACFQGALGVVARREKVDVSGSRVTAKVGIGKTPDGAFGLKVEITASIPSVDAATARDLVDKAHQVCPYSNATRGNIEVSLSVD encoded by the coding sequence ATGTCCATCCAGCCCGTAGACGTCGCCTACACCGCCGTCGCCACCGCGGAGAACGGCCGTGACGGCCGGGTCGCCAGCGACGACGGCAAGCTCGACGTGACCGTCAACCCGCCCAAGGAGATGGGCGGCAGCGGCGCCGGCACCAACCCCGAGCAGCTCTTCGCCGCCGGTTACAGCGCCTGCTTCCAGGGCGCGCTGGGCGTGGTCGCGCGCCGCGAGAAGGTCGATGTCTCCGGCTCCCGGGTGACCGCCAAGGTCGGCATCGGCAAGACGCCGGACGGCGCCTTCGGCCTCAAGGTCGAGATCACCGCCTCGATCCCGAGCGTGGACGCGGCCACTGCCCGCGACCTGGTGGACAAGGCGCACCAGGTGTGCCCGTACTCCAACGCCACCCGCGGCAACATCGAGGTCAGCCTCAGCGTCGACTGA
- the rbsK gene encoding ribokinase: MYEVLVVGSANADLTVRVERRPGAGETVLGTDLVETAGGKGANQAAAAARLGGRTALLARVGGDAYGELLLEAQRAAGTDVRHVITDDAARTGTAMIIVGPDGDNSIVVSPGANAALTPRDVTAAKDVIAGSAVVSLQLEIPVETVRAAAGTARETGTRVVLNPSPSPDRLDPELLAVADPLVVNEHEARQLSGTDGGTPREWARALRERGARSVVVTLGGDGALVSDSSGETGIPGVRVRAVDTTGAGDAFTGALAVRLARGDSTADAARFAVRVGAAAVTKPGAQPSYPTLDELS, encoded by the coding sequence ATGTACGAGGTACTGGTGGTGGGCTCGGCCAACGCGGACCTGACGGTCCGGGTGGAGCGGCGTCCGGGCGCGGGTGAGACCGTGCTCGGCACGGACCTGGTCGAGACGGCGGGCGGCAAGGGCGCCAACCAGGCCGCCGCCGCGGCCCGGCTGGGCGGCCGGACGGCCCTCCTTGCGCGGGTCGGCGGTGACGCGTACGGCGAACTGCTGCTGGAGGCCCAGCGCGCGGCCGGGACCGACGTACGGCATGTGATCACCGACGACGCGGCCCGGACCGGCACCGCCATGATCATCGTGGGGCCGGACGGCGACAACAGCATCGTCGTCTCGCCCGGCGCCAACGCGGCGCTCACCCCGCGGGACGTCACAGCGGCCAAGGACGTCATCGCCGGCTCGGCGGTGGTCTCCCTCCAGTTGGAGATCCCGGTGGAGACCGTACGGGCCGCCGCCGGGACGGCGCGGGAGACCGGCACCCGGGTCGTCCTGAACCCCTCGCCCAGCCCCGACCGCCTGGACCCCGAACTGCTCGCCGTGGCCGATCCGCTGGTCGTCAACGAGCACGAGGCACGGCAGCTCTCCGGCACGGACGGCGGGACACCCCGGGAGTGGGCCCGCGCCCTGCGCGAGCGCGGGGCGCGCTCGGTCGTGGTCACCCTGGGCGGCGACGGTGCACTGGTCTCGGATTCCTCGGGGGAGACCGGGATCCCGGGCGTACGGGTACGGGCCGTGGACACCACGGGCGCGGGCGACGCCTTCACCGGCGCCCTCGCCGTCCGCCTGGCGCGCGGTGACTCCACGGCGGACGCGGCCCGGTTCGCCGTACGGGTGGGAGCCGCCGCGGTCACCAAGCCCGGCGCCCAGCCCTCCTACCCGACGCTCGACGAGCTTTCGTAG
- a CDS encoding nitrilase-related carbon-nitrogen hydrolase — protein sequence MMIAAAQFASAPLDIDANAARMAALVTEAGGRGARLVVFSELALTHYELGAIAAEPDRLSVTADDIRLEPVREACRASKVAAVVNGPARTPHGTLTITSFVYGPDGELLTRYDKRHLFEEENDVFEPGAADGRFTLDGLRFALATCYDNSFPEVAARAAADGCAVYLASSFHGTPERVSRYADLARDNGLYVLLANGIGSGSAGPACGHSGAWSPDGGRIAQPTEVTDAAQAAEADEAPCLILADVGSTAETEETGTRTATATATTIAASGITLMSDPKVTTIPVEECGEPLLDIRTAAPGILVDKDRYDERGAFAHLRAGVVERLVKAQESLPEGLRLLFVEGYRPPGLQYRYFEEYADELRAAHPEWSEPEIHTAASRYVSPPGTAPHSAGAAVDLTLVTADGGPVDMGTPINASPEESDGACYTDAPDIGEEARANRRALEAALSGAGLVNYPTEWWHWSYGDRYWAMATGADHALYAPKELP from the coding sequence ATGATGATCGCAGCAGCACAATTCGCGTCCGCACCACTGGACATCGACGCCAACGCGGCGCGGATGGCCGCGCTCGTCACCGAGGCCGGCGGGCGCGGTGCCCGGCTCGTCGTCTTCTCCGAGCTGGCCCTGACCCACTACGAGCTGGGCGCGATAGCCGCCGAGCCGGACCGGCTGTCGGTGACGGCGGACGACATCCGGCTGGAGCCCGTACGGGAGGCGTGCCGGGCCTCGAAGGTCGCCGCGGTCGTCAACGGCCCGGCGCGCACACCGCACGGAACGCTGACGATCACCTCGTTCGTGTACGGGCCGGACGGCGAGCTGCTGACCCGCTACGACAAGCGGCATCTGTTCGAGGAGGAGAACGACGTCTTCGAACCGGGCGCCGCCGACGGCCGGTTCACCCTGGACGGCCTGCGGTTCGCGCTGGCCACCTGCTACGACAACAGCTTCCCCGAGGTTGCCGCGCGGGCCGCGGCGGACGGCTGTGCGGTGTACCTCGCCAGCTCCTTCCACGGCACGCCCGAGCGGGTCTCCCGGTACGCGGACCTGGCGCGGGACAACGGCCTGTACGTCCTGCTCGCCAACGGCATCGGCAGCGGCAGCGCGGGGCCCGCCTGCGGGCACAGCGGCGCCTGGTCCCCTGACGGCGGGCGTATCGCGCAGCCGACCGAGGTGACGGACGCGGCACAGGCGGCGGAGGCCGACGAGGCGCCCTGCCTGATCCTGGCGGACGTGGGCAGCACTGCCGAAACGGAGGAAACCGGAACCAGGACCGCTACGGCCACTGCGACCACCATCGCCGCTTCCGGCATCACGCTGATGTCGGACCCGAAGGTGACGACGATCCCCGTGGAGGAGTGCGGCGAGCCGCTGCTGGACATACGGACCGCCGCGCCCGGCATCCTGGTGGACAAGGACCGCTACGACGAGCGCGGGGCCTTCGCCCATCTGCGCGCGGGCGTGGTGGAGCGGCTGGTCAAGGCGCAGGAGTCGCTGCCGGAAGGGCTGCGGCTGCTGTTCGTCGAGGGCTACCGCCCACCCGGCCTCCAGTACCGGTACTTCGAGGAGTACGCGGACGAACTGCGGGCCGCGCACCCGGAGTGGAGCGAACCGGAGATCCACACCGCTGCCAGCCGGTACGTCTCCCCGCCCGGCACAGCCCCGCACAGCGCGGGCGCGGCGGTGGACCTCACCCTCGTCACGGCCGACGGCGGGCCCGTCGACATGGGGACGCCCATCAACGCCTCCCCGGAGGAGAGCGACGGCGCCTGCTACACGGACGCGCCGGACATCGGCGAGGAGGCGCGCGCCAACCGGCGTGCCCTGGAGGCGGCGCTGAGCGGTGCCGGGCTGGTCAACTACCCGACCGAGTGGTGGCACTGGTCCTACGGCGACCGCTACTGGGCGATGGCGACCGGAGCGGACCACGCGCTGTACGCCCCCAAGGAGCTGCCCTGA
- a CDS encoding pyroglutamyl peptidase, producing the protein MRLIRHRVGVLGAALATALPVLVAGPQAAGPAHAAAGAGPHTMDERREGQHEKQREEQREEQLTVEERRLAQAVPQEILRRSGFGTVAARFAEGLARTGSYGEAKRYVTREGRALWRRAVDRVQGRGPAGGDLSRDDDRPLYWARLGMTRALKEWNPGFRLTAGRRAALTGALERSSRGQDSIDLPAGKRVLRAVVTGFDPFQLDADARRSNPSGAAALALDGRTLRTASGRLVRVETAVFPVRWADFAQGTVERTLLPHFRPGPRQVDLFTTVSQGRPDRFDVERTNGAWRGGYPDNVRQSRTETVPIPRGVPTVRPQPQWTSTTLPYERIVAARTGPYPVRDNTAVTEIPAGGDAPVERPDGPTPGSAARAGGGGNYLSNEIAYRATLLRDAVGLKAPGGHLHTPVLEFGPGNGDPRTGTVSDPVFVRNRIAITGQVREVLKVASAEPSPARLSARQSAEPLSVAAGMMAP; encoded by the coding sequence ATGAGACTCATACGCCACAGAGTGGGAGTGCTCGGCGCGGCGCTGGCCACGGCGCTGCCCGTGCTCGTCGCCGGCCCGCAGGCGGCCGGCCCGGCGCACGCGGCGGCCGGGGCCGGGCCGCACACCATGGATGAGCGGCGCGAGGGGCAGCACGAGAAACAGCGCGAGGAACAGCGCGAGGAACAGCTCACCGTGGAGGAACGGCGGCTGGCGCAGGCCGTGCCGCAGGAGATCCTGCGGCGCAGCGGGTTCGGCACGGTGGCCGCGCGGTTCGCCGAGGGGCTGGCGCGGACCGGCTCGTACGGGGAGGCGAAACGGTACGTCACGCGCGAAGGACGGGCTCTGTGGCGGCGGGCCGTGGACCGGGTGCAGGGCCGCGGGCCCGCGGGCGGCGACCTGAGCCGGGACGACGACCGGCCGCTGTACTGGGCACGGCTGGGCATGACCCGGGCGCTCAAGGAGTGGAACCCCGGCTTCCGGCTGACCGCGGGCCGGCGCGCCGCCCTGACCGGCGCGCTGGAGCGCTCCTCGCGCGGCCAGGACTCGATCGACCTGCCCGCCGGCAAGCGGGTCCTTCGAGCCGTGGTCACCGGCTTCGACCCCTTCCAGCTCGACGCGGACGCCCGGCGCAGCAACCCCTCCGGGGCGGCGGCGCTGGCCCTGGACGGCAGGACCCTACGGACCGCGTCGGGCCGGCTCGTACGCGTCGAGACCGCCGTCTTCCCGGTCCGCTGGGCGGACTTCGCGCAGGGAACGGTGGAGCGGACCCTGCTGCCGCACTTCCGGCCCGGCCCCCGGCAGGTGGATCTGTTCACCACCGTCAGCCAGGGGCGGCCGGACCGCTTCGACGTGGAGCGGACCAACGGCGCCTGGCGCGGCGGCTACCCGGACAACGTACGGCAGTCGCGGACGGAGACGGTGCCGATCCCGCGCGGGGTGCCGACCGTACGGCCGCAGCCGCAGTGGACGTCCACGACGCTGCCGTACGAGAGGATCGTGGCGGCCCGCACCGGGCCGTACCCGGTGCGCGACAACACCGCCGTCACCGAGATCCCGGCCGGCGGCGACGCGCCCGTGGAGCGGCCGGACGGGCCGACGCCGGGCTCCGCCGCCCGGGCCGGCGGGGGCGGAAACTATCTGTCCAACGAGATCGCCTACCGGGCGACACTGCTGCGCGACGCGGTGGGGCTGAAGGCGCCCGGCGGCCATCTGCACACGCCGGTCCTGGAGTTCGGGCCGGGCAACGGTGACCCGCGCACCGGCACGGTCAGCGATCCCGTCTTCGTACGGAACCGGATCGCGATCACCGGGCAGGTGCGGGAGGTGCTGAAGGTCGCGTCGGCGGAGCCGTCACCGGCACGGCTGTCCGCACGGCAGTCGGCGGAGCCGTTGTCAGTGGCGGCAGGCATGATGGCCCCATGA
- a CDS encoding helix-turn-helix domain-containing protein, producing the protein MSAGSVAVVVTEDIGFPSWDLYELSIPLTVFGKPQPDLADPWYDLRLCGTGPQAQDGPRAASGLTLRTPYGLADLAGADTVIVPSVPDACVEDGSPLPDGLADALRDAHDAGARMVSLCTGAFALAEAGLLDGRRATAHWMHTAQLAERYPKVRVDDSVLYVDDGDVLTSAGLTAGLDLCLHLVRRDLGAHVANQLARRMVVPAHRPGGQAQFIEQSVPPTDDTGLAPVLQWARERLDEPLTVEDLARRAAMSPRTFYRRLQAATGNTPLQWLLDQRIGRARGLLESTDLPVEKVSELSGLGTANNLRHHFLKQVGVSPSDYRRAFPRTVSGMPEVSGMPEVSGMPGDSGALRRSAAPVRTAPASARRTPAAARRSPALSRVR; encoded by the coding sequence ATGAGCGCTGGATCCGTCGCCGTGGTGGTGACCGAGGACATCGGCTTCCCCTCCTGGGACCTGTACGAACTGAGCATCCCCCTCACGGTCTTCGGCAAGCCGCAGCCGGACCTGGCCGATCCCTGGTACGACCTGCGGCTGTGCGGGACCGGCCCGCAGGCGCAGGACGGGCCGCGCGCCGCCTCCGGGCTCACGCTGCGCACCCCGTACGGGCTGGCCGACCTGGCCGGCGCCGACACCGTCATCGTCCCGTCGGTCCCGGACGCCTGTGTCGAGGACGGCAGCCCGCTGCCGGACGGGCTGGCCGACGCGCTGCGGGACGCCCATGACGCGGGCGCGCGGATGGTCTCCCTGTGCACCGGCGCCTTCGCGCTCGCCGAGGCCGGGCTGCTGGACGGCCGACGGGCCACGGCCCACTGGATGCACACCGCCCAACTGGCCGAGCGCTACCCGAAGGTGCGGGTGGACGACTCGGTGCTGTATGTGGACGACGGTGACGTGCTGACCAGCGCCGGGCTGACGGCCGGGCTGGACCTGTGCCTGCACCTGGTCCGGCGCGACCTGGGGGCACACGTGGCCAACCAGTTGGCCCGGCGGATGGTCGTCCCCGCCCACCGGCCGGGCGGCCAGGCGCAGTTCATCGAGCAGTCGGTGCCCCCGACGGACGACACGGGCCTGGCGCCCGTACTCCAGTGGGCGCGGGAGCGACTGGACGAGCCGCTGACCGTCGAGGACCTGGCGCGACGGGCCGCGATGAGCCCGCGCACCTTCTACCGGCGGCTCCAGGCGGCCACCGGCAACACGCCGTTGCAGTGGCTGCTGGACCAGCGCATCGGGCGGGCGCGCGGCCTGCTGGAATCCACCGATCTGCCGGTGGAGAAGGTGAGCGAGCTGAGCGGCCTGGGGACGGCGAACAACCTGCGCCACCACTTCCTCAAGCAGGTCGGGGTCTCGCCGTCCGACTACCGTAGGGCCTTTCCCCGTACGGTTTCAGGGATGCCGGAGGTTTCGGGGATGCCAGAGGTTTCAGGGATGCCGGGGGATTCCGGGGCGCTGCGCAGGTCAGCGGCACCGGTGCGTACGGCACCGGCCTCCGCGCGCCGTACGCCGGCAGCGGCCCGCAGGTCGCCGGCCCTGTCGCGCGTACGGTGA
- a CDS encoding NAD(P)-binding domain-containing protein, translated as MNPVREAVTVIGLGSMGSALAGALTGQGHPVTVWNRTPERARALVAKGATSAATPAEAVAASRLVIVCVLDYDAMHAVLDPVASELAGKTLVNLTSGSPEQAKEASAWAASHGADYLDGAIMTTPPGVGSPEMMFLYSGSADAFATHRPTLSGLGDPLHLGTDPGLASLYDAGLLGLMWAALTGWLHGTALATAEKTQAVAFTEIAVRWLTAVGGFMSTYAPQVDAGRYPGDDATVDVQIAAIDHLLHAAADRGIDNALPLLLKQTMERAKAAGHGADSYGSVIEVLRKPQGSAPAAGTDAGSAAGAA; from the coding sequence ATGAATCCCGTACGCGAGGCCGTCACCGTCATCGGCCTGGGTTCCATGGGGTCGGCGCTGGCCGGCGCGCTGACGGGCCAGGGGCACCCGGTCACGGTGTGGAACCGCACGCCGGAGCGGGCCCGGGCGCTGGTCGCCAAGGGCGCCACCTCCGCGGCGACACCCGCCGAAGCGGTCGCAGCGAGCCGGCTGGTGATCGTCTGTGTGCTGGACTACGACGCGATGCACGCCGTCCTGGACCCGGTGGCCTCCGAGCTGGCGGGAAAGACGCTGGTCAACCTCACCTCCGGCTCCCCCGAGCAGGCCAAGGAGGCGTCCGCCTGGGCCGCTTCGCACGGCGCGGACTACCTCGACGGCGCCATCATGACCACCCCGCCGGGCGTCGGCAGCCCCGAGATGATGTTCCTCTACAGCGGTTCGGCGGACGCCTTCGCCACCCACCGCCCCACCCTGTCCGGCCTCGGCGACCCCCTCCACCTGGGCACCGACCCCGGCCTCGCCTCCCTCTACGACGCGGGGCTGCTCGGCCTGATGTGGGCCGCCCTGACCGGCTGGCTGCACGGCACCGCGCTCGCGACGGCCGAGAAGACGCAGGCCGTGGCCTTCACCGAGATCGCGGTCCGCTGGCTCACGGCGGTGGGCGGCTTCATGTCCACGTACGCGCCCCAGGTGGACGCCGGACGCTACCCGGGCGACGACGCCACCGTCGACGTACAGATAGCGGCCATCGACCACCTCCTCCACGCCGCCGCGGACCGTGGGATCGACAACGCGCTGCCGCTGCTGCTGAAGCAGACCATGGAGCGGGCCAAGGCGGCCGGGCACGGCGCGGACAGCTACGGCAGCGTCATAGAGGTGCTCAGGAAGCCGCAGGGCTCTGCACCCGCGGCAGGCACGGACGCCGGCTCCGCGGCGGGTGCGGCATGA
- a CDS encoding maleylpyruvate isomerase N-terminal domain-containing protein gives MTAGTLHGEELVRAAVEESLAALEKGAGQDWSRPAGGLEWTCRQTLDHLALGIVGYAGLLIARPTDRYITLFASLDAQAPVAACLEGLRIAGTLLASTVRDTGPEVRAWHPWGHSDAQGFAAMGAVELTMHTYDITRTMGTGWTPPDGIAAAAVERLFPDAPTGNAPSDTLLWCTGRAALPGLPRRQEWQWDGTVR, from the coding sequence ATGACCGCCGGCACCCTCCACGGCGAGGAACTGGTCCGCGCCGCCGTCGAGGAGTCCCTGGCCGCCCTGGAGAAGGGCGCCGGCCAGGACTGGTCCCGCCCGGCAGGCGGCCTGGAGTGGACCTGCCGCCAGACCCTGGACCACCTGGCCCTGGGCATCGTCGGCTACGCGGGCCTGCTCATCGCCCGCCCCACCGACCGCTACATCACGCTGTTCGCCTCGCTGGACGCGCAGGCCCCGGTCGCCGCCTGCCTGGAAGGGCTGCGCATCGCCGGAACGCTGCTCGCCTCGACCGTACGCGACACCGGGCCCGAGGTACGGGCCTGGCACCCGTGGGGCCACTCCGACGCCCAGGGCTTCGCCGCCATGGGAGCCGTCGAACTGACCATGCACACCTACGACATCACCCGCACCATGGGTACGGGGTGGACCCCGCCGGACGGCATCGCCGCCGCCGCTGTGGAGCGTCTCTTCCCCGACGCGCCCACGGGCAACGCGCCTTCCGACACACTCCTTTGGTGCACCGGCCGGGCCGCGCTGCCCGGGCTGCCGCGCCGCCAGGAGTGGCAGTGGGACGGCACCGTACGCTGA
- a CDS encoding DUF4097 family beta strand repeat-containing protein, with protein MTAYRSTPTARTARAARTVRIAGAVAACAALSVAATACQVTEDVKKSERTYMVKGGAKEISATTSGGNITVIATDGDSGAIRVTERYRYSEQKPVTEHSVANGRLTLKQKNDDCGGTSLTCTVSYDVRVPRSMITDLHTDGGDVVVRGLAGDIGAETEGGDVTIEESSAKKATARTSGGDVDAEFTGVPDRVDGRTSGGNVTIRLPKGSYAVDATTSGGTRKVSGPTDGRAPHKIKAHTDGGDVSVSSPS; from the coding sequence ATGACCGCCTACCGCTCCACTCCGACCGCCCGGACCGCCCGCGCCGCCCGTACCGTCCGCATCGCCGGGGCCGTCGCCGCCTGCGCGGCGCTGTCCGTGGCGGCCACCGCCTGCCAGGTGACCGAGGACGTCAAGAAGAGCGAGCGTACGTACATGGTCAAGGGCGGGGCGAAGGAGATATCGGCCACGACGTCCGGGGGCAACATCACGGTCATCGCCACCGACGGTGACAGCGGGGCGATCCGGGTGACGGAGCGGTACCGGTACAGCGAGCAGAAGCCGGTCACCGAACACTCGGTCGCGAACGGGCGGCTGACGCTGAAGCAGAAGAACGACGACTGCGGTGGCACCTCCCTCACCTGCACGGTGAGCTACGACGTGCGGGTACCGCGCTCGATGATCACCGACCTGCACACCGACGGTGGTGACGTCGTCGTCCGTGGCCTGGCCGGTGACATCGGCGCGGAGACCGAGGGCGGGGACGTCACCATCGAGGAGTCCTCGGCCAAGAAGGCGACGGCCCGGACCAGCGGCGGTGACGTGGACGCCGAGTTCACCGGCGTGCCCGACCGGGTGGACGGCCGGACCAGCGGCGGCAACGTCACGATCCGGCTGCCGAAGGGCTCGTACGCGGTGGACGCCACGACGAGCGGCGGCACCCGGAAGGTCAGCGGCCCGACGGACGGCCGTGCACCGCACAAGATCAAGGCGCACACCGACGGCGGGGACGTGTCGGTGTCCTCCCCCTCCTGA
- a CDS encoding aldose epimerase family protein, with product MNAHAGTVVTTEPFGTLDDGTRVDRWTLTGAGLRVRILTYGGIVQTIEVPDRHGTPAQVALGFADLDSYLAHGGSHFGALVGRYANRIGGASFDLDGRTYRLARNDGPNCLHGGERNFAKAVWDARPVPGGVALRRVSPDGEEGFPGTLDVTATYTLTASTSPTSSMPSTSLAGSATRTSLPGAWELRIDYRATTDAATVVNLTNHTYVNLAGDASGSAEGHVLRLAASRYTPVDAANIPVGGPAEVAGTRWDFRRPRAVGRGYDHNFVLDKGVTRQPEPVAELHDPLSGRRMRIATTEPGVQLYTAEHLDGSLVGSGGHPYAAGAGIALETQHFPDSPNRPDFPGTVLRPSGTYRSTSVYGFSAG from the coding sequence ATGAACGCGCACGCCGGTACGGTCGTCACCACGGAACCCTTCGGCACCCTGGACGACGGCACCCGCGTCGACCGCTGGACGCTGACGGGCGCGGGCCTGCGGGTCCGGATCCTGACGTACGGCGGCATCGTGCAGACCATCGAGGTCCCCGACCGTCACGGGACGCCGGCGCAGGTCGCGCTGGGCTTCGCCGACCTGGACTCCTACCTCGCACACGGCGGTTCGCACTTCGGCGCGCTGGTCGGGCGGTACGCCAACCGGATCGGCGGGGCGTCCTTCGATCTGGACGGCCGTACGTACCGGCTGGCGCGCAACGACGGGCCGAACTGCCTGCACGGCGGGGAGCGCAACTTCGCCAAGGCGGTCTGGGACGCCCGGCCGGTTCCGGGCGGGGTGGCGCTGCGCCGGGTGAGCCCGGACGGCGAAGAGGGCTTCCCCGGCACCCTCGACGTCACGGCCACGTACACCCTTACGGCCTCTACGTCCCCTACATCCTCTATGCCCTCTACGTCCCTTGCGGGCTCTGCGACCCGTACGTCCCTTCCGGGCGCCTGGGAGCTGCGGATCGACTACCGCGCGACCACCGATGCGGCGACCGTCGTCAACCTGACGAATCACACGTACGTGAACCTGGCCGGGGACGCGAGCGGCAGCGCCGAGGGCCACGTCCTGCGGCTGGCCGCCTCGCGCTACACGCCCGTCGACGCGGCGAACATCCCGGTCGGCGGGCCGGCGGAGGTGGCGGGGACGCGCTGGGACTTCCGGCGCCCCCGGGCGGTGGGACGCGGCTACGACCACAACTTCGTGCTCGACAAGGGGGTGACGCGGCAGCCGGAGCCGGTCGCCGAGCTGCACGACCCGCTCTCGGGGCGGCGGATGCGCATCGCCACGACCGAACCGGGCGTGCAGCTCTACACCGCCGAGCACCTGGACGGCTCGCTGGTGGGCTCCGGAGGCCACCCGTACGCGGCGGGTGCCGGAATCGCGCTGGAGACCCAGCACTTCCCCGACTCCCCCAACCGCCCGGACTTCCCCGGCACGGTCCTGCGCCCGTCCGGAACGTACCGCTCCACCAGCGTGTACGGCTTCTCGGCGGGGTGA